Part of the Brevibacillus brevis genome is shown below.
GCTCTGGCATTCGGGGCAGTGGGCAGGCTGGGCAATGGTATAGCCGCAATAGTGGCAACGGGCAGTGTGGTTCGTCTTGTGATAGGTGAGCGAGATGTCGCAGTGGATGCAGCGCATCGTATAGCCGCAGGAGCGGCACATGACGAAGGTGGAGAAGCCTCTGCGGTTGAGAAAGATCACCATCTGCTCCTGCTTCGCAAGCCGGTCCGCAATCATCTCGTGCAGCTTTCTGCTGAACATGGAGCGGTTTTCCGCTTGCAGCTCTTCGCGCATATCGACGACGTGAACGTTCGGCATCGGCCGGTTTCCTACCCGGTCCGGCATTTCCAGAAGCGAGTAGCGCCCACGCTTCGCCAGCGCATACGTCTCCAGTGCCGGAGTGGCACTGCCCATCAGAAGCACCGCCTCGTTTTCTTTCGCGCGCCACAAGGCCACCTCGCGGGCGTGGTAGCGAGGCGTCTCTTCCTGCTTGTACGAGCTTTCGTGCTCCTCGTCGATCACGATGAGCCCGACGTTTTGAAACGGCGCAAAAATCGCCGAGCGAGCCCCGACGACGACCTTGACCTGGCCTCTGATAATCTTCCGCCACTCGTCGAAGCGCTCGCCTTGCGACAAAGCGCTGTGCAGCACGGCGACGTCCGCCCCGAAGCGCTCCTTGAAGCGCTCCACCATCTGCGGCGTCAAGGAAATTTCGGGAACGAGAAAAATCGCTTCCCGCCCTTTGGCCAGCGTCTGTTCGATCGCTTCGAGGTATACTTCCGTCTTGCCGCTTCCCGTCACCCCATGAAGCAGGTAGGAGGCATAGCGCTTCTCTTGAATCGACTGGACGATAGGTGCAAGGACCTGCTTCTGCAACGGTGTAAATTCGGGCTTCGCCTTCTCGGCAAAGCGCCTGTTCGCGAATGGATCACGGTACACCTCGACCTGCTCGATCACCAGCCACCCCTTCGCCTCCAGGGTCTTCAGCGAAGAACGGGTGACACCCCATTCGCCTTCCAGCATCTTCGTAGAAAAGGACTGGCCTTCGTGCGCAGCAAACAGTTCGAGAACTCGTCGCATCTTCTCCGCCCTCGCAGGCAATCCGGCGATCGCATCTGCGAGCTCTTCGCTGCCGAGCAGGCAGCGTACGAACGACTGCTGTTTGCGCGTGATCCGATCCCTCACCTGGTATTCTGTCGCCAAAAGGCCGCTGTGAATCCAACCGGGCACAAGCAGGAACTCTTCCGGAAATAGCTTCTCGACCTCTGCGAGCGGAAGATGCTGCTTGCGGTAGAGCTCCCACAAAAGACCCGAATTGCCGCACGTCTCTTCATCCAGCTGGTCCGTGGCCGTCAGCCATTTTTCCGATTTGCCTTTGAGAACGGCCGGAATCATCGCCTGAACTGCTGTCACCCACGGGCACAAGTACTGCCTGGACATCCATTCGCTCATTTTCAGCAGTTCAGGCGTCAAGGGGGGCGTATCGTCCAGTACCTGTTCGACATCCCGCAGACGGCTTGTGTCCGTCAGATCGGGAGCGTTTTCGGCAATACCGATGACGTACCCCTGCAGCTTGCGCGGACCAAATGGAACCACGACGCGGCTGCCCACCCGAATCAGCGGTGTCAGCCACGCGGGCACCCGGTAATCGAACGGCCGGTTCGTCCGGTTGACCGGCACGTCCACGATGATTTGGGCGATCATGACAGCTCGGACAGCGGACGTTCGGACAGCTTCAACAGCACGGCATCAAACAGCTTGTCCGCTACCTCTCGCTTGCTCAGTTTTTCCAGATCCACCTGTTCTCCGGCTCGAGTCAGCAGCGTCACGACATTGGTGTCGCTGCCCATGCCCGCCCCTTCCGCAAGCACATTGTTCGCTACGATCATGTCGAGATTTTTCCGCTCCACCTTGGACTTGGCGTGCTTGATCAAATCCTGCGTCTCCGCCGCGAAGCCGACGACGAACTGCGTCGTTTTCCTCTCCCCGATCGTCTTCAGGATGTCCGGGGCTTTATCCAGCTCGAGTACCAGCGGTCCATCGCCCTTCTTCATCTTATGCGCATGCACCGTCTTGGGACGGTAATCGGATACCGCGGCCGACTTGACGACGATATCGCTCTTTGGCAAATGCTCCATCACCGCATCGAACATTTCCTGCACCGACTCGACCGCTACGAACCGGACGCCATCCGGTTTTTTGAGCGCAGTCGGTCCGCTGACCAGAACGACCTCTGCCCCTCGGTCTCGTGCGGCTTCCGCGATGGCGTAGCCCATTTTTCCGGAAGCGTGGTTGGTAATGTAGCGTACCGGGTCGATCTTCTCCCGCGTAGGTCCTGCCGTAACCAGCACTCTCTTTCCATGCAGATCCAGCGGACGGACATTGCCCTTCTCCTGCTGTGCAAAGAAAGCGCGGACTGCCTCCACGATTTCCTCCGGCTCCGCAAGCCGTCCTTTTCCGATCCAGCCACAGGCCAAAAGCCCGACTCCCGGCTCTACGAAGCGATAGCCGTACTCCGCCAGCTTTTCCATATTGGCCTGGACGGCAGGATGGTCGTACATGTTGACGTTCATCGCAGGCGCCACCATCACGGGCGATTTGGTAGCCAGCAGTGTGGTCGTCAGCATGTCGTCGGCAATCCCGTTTGCCATTTTTCCGATGATGTTTGCTGTCGCGGGTGCCACCAAAACCAGATCCGCCTTGTCCGCCAGCTCGATATGGCTGATGACGTGAGCGTCCGGTTCTGTAAAGGTGTCGGTATGTACTGGTTGGTGAGACAAGGCCTGAAATGTCAAAGGCTGCACGAACTGAAGGGCGTTGTGCGTCAGGATGACATTCACCTGCGCCCCAGCCTGCGTCAGCTTGCTCGTAAGTGCCGCGGCCTTGTAAGCCGCAATGCCTCCGGACACGCCGAGTACGATTCGTTTTCCTGCGAGCGAAACCATGCGTCTCTCTCCTCTCTTGCCCATCCGAAAAAAACAACCTGCACGAGGTTGTTTTTCAAGGCGTAATGCGTATGGCAGCTATTACAGTTCGTGAACCATCAGCTCGTCGGAAATAAATTCTTCCAGCGCTTGGCCGACAAACTTTTTGGATTTCGGTTTGACTACCTGCAGTTCGCTGTTTTCCCGCAGCTGACGGGCACGCTTGGACGCCACCGTCACGAGAATGTATTTGCTGTCTGCTTTTTTCGTCAGCTCGTCAATGGATGGATACAACATGAATTACTCGACCTCCCTAAGCCATTTGCGATATTTGTGAATCTGACGTTCTTTTTTCAGGTGCTCGGCGGTAATAATCGCCTGGATCCGGTCGCACGCCGATTCGATGACGTCGTTGACGACCACGTAGTCGTACTGATCCATCAGCTCGATCTCCCCCCGGGCTACTTCCATTCGCTTGCGAATGACTTCCTCCGTTTCGGTGCCGCGACCGACGATGCGGTTTTCCAGCTCGTTCAGATCAGGCGGGGCCAAAAACAGAAACGTCCCTTGCGGAAAACGCTTTTTCACTTGCAAGGCACCCTGAACTTCAATCTCCAGAATAACATCTTTTCCTTCTGAAAGCATGTCATTCACAAACCGGCGCGGCGTTCCGTAAAAATTGCCGACGTATTCCGCCCATTCCAGCAGTTCATCCTGCTCGATCATCCGCTGAAACTCTTCCTTCGATTTGAAAAAATAATTGACTCCTTCGACTTCTCCCGGACGCGGCGAACGGGTGGTAGCGGATACGGAGTACACCAGCTCGGGCATTTTTTCCCGCAAAGCCTTGCACACCGTTCCTTTCCCCACCCCTGCAGGCCCGGAAAGAATCAAAAGAAGACCGCGATCCTCCATGGTCATGATTCCACTCCTACTTTATTCATCCGATTCGTCATCTTTTGTCGTCAGTCGCTGCGCTACCGTCTCAGGCTGGACGGCCGACAAAATCACGTGATCGCTGTCGGTGATGATCACCGCGCGTGTCCGTCTGCCGTAAGTGGCGTCGACGAGCATGTTTCGGTCGCGCGCTTCCTGAATGATCCGTTTGATCGGCGCAGACTCCGGACTCACGATGGAAATGATGCGATTCGCATTCACAATGTTACCGAAACCAATATTGATTAGCTTGATTGCCATGACGGCCCAGCCCATCCTTTCATCCTACTCGACATTCTGCACTTGCTCTCTCATCTTTTCCAGCTCGGTCTTGATCTCGACTGCCAGATGCTGGATGCGCAAATGATTGGCTTTGGATGCGATCGTATTCGCCTCGCGATTCATTTCCTGCAACAGAAAATCCAGCTTGCGGCCGATCGCCTCCTCTTTTTCGAGCTGACCGCGAAATTGGAGGCAATGACTGTGCAGACGTGTCAATTCTTCACTAATATCGCTTTTTTCAGCGAAAAACACTACCTCTTGGGCCACCCGCTGCGGATCCAGCTCGAACGAAGCTTGAGTAGACCATTCGCTGAGCCGCTGCTCCAGGCGCTTGTGGTACTCCTCTGTGCCTGCCGGAGCCAAGAGGCGGATTTCCTCCAGCCAAGATTGGATTAAAAGCAGCCGGCTGTTCAGATCGGACTCCAATTGTCCACCCTCGGCCGTTTTCATGGAAAGCAGATCTTCGGCAGCGTCCTTTACCAGATCGAGCAACCATACGGCTACATCCTCGCCGTCCGCCTCTTCCGCTTCTTTGGTATGTATCACGCCAGGAAACATGAGCAAATCCTTGGCACTCATTGGTGTCTCCAGTGAAAAGCGCTGGTCCATTTCGCGAGCGAGCTGCAGGAATCGTTCGGCTACGTTCCAATCTACGTCTAGCGTGTTCGAGGACGACGCGCTTCCTTCCAAGGAGATCGTCACATCCACCCGGCCGCGCCTGACGTACTGAGCGACGAGCTTGCGTACCTGATCCTCCAGCATGCTCCACTTCTTTGGCAGCCGCACCAGTATTTCTTGAAACCGGTGATTGACAGCCCGCAGCTCCACCGTCAAACGCAGCGAGCCTCTCGAGTCGTCTTTTCGTCCATACCCTGTCATGCTTCGAACCATCGTATTCACTTCCAAGACGTAAAATCAATTAATTAATTATAGGAGACAACTCTTGGCAGTGTCAACCGAAGCCGCACCCCGACAACAAAGTTCCTCCTGCCGTTGCCTTTGTGCTACACTGTGACTGGCAGCTATTCGCAGGATAGCAATTCATTCATTTTCTGAATTTGAGCAGCGAGGTGAACACCATTGGCATTTGACGGCGTCGTTACCCGTGCCGTTGTACGGGAGTTACATAAATTGATCGGGGGACGGATTGCGAAGATCCACCAGCCCCATCATACGGATATTGTCATGCAAGTGCGGACTGCGGGAGAAACAGTCAGGCTGCTTCTTTCCGCCAACCCGACATACCCGCGCATCCACATTACCACGGAGGAGTTTACCAATCC
Proteins encoded:
- the priA gene encoding primosomal protein N', whose translation is MIAQIIVDVPVNRTNRPFDYRVPAWLTPLIRVGSRVVVPFGPRKLQGYVIGIAENAPDLTDTSRLRDVEQVLDDTPPLTPELLKMSEWMSRQYLCPWVTAVQAMIPAVLKGKSEKWLTATDQLDEETCGNSGLLWELYRKQHLPLAEVEKLFPEEFLLVPGWIHSGLLATEYQVRDRITRKQQSFVRCLLGSEELADAIAGLPARAEKMRRVLELFAAHEGQSFSTKMLEGEWGVTRSSLKTLEAKGWLVIEQVEVYRDPFANRRFAEKAKPEFTPLQKQVLAPIVQSIQEKRYASYLLHGVTGSGKTEVYLEAIEQTLAKGREAIFLVPEISLTPQMVERFKERFGADVAVLHSALSQGERFDEWRKIIRGQVKVVVGARSAIFAPFQNVGLIVIDEEHESSYKQEETPRYHAREVALWRAKENEAVLLMGSATPALETYALAKRGRYSLLEMPDRVGNRPMPNVHVVDMREELQAENRSMFSRKLHEMIADRLAKQEQMVIFLNRRGFSTFVMCRSCGYTMRCIHCDISLTYHKTNHTARCHYCGYTIAQPAHCPECQSEHIRFFGTGTQKVEAELAKLFPGIRVIRMDVDTTSRKGAHEELLNKFRSGQGDVLLGTQMIAKGLDFPRVTLAGIIAADTSLHLPDFRAAEKTFQLLTQVGGRAGRHELEGDVVIQTYTPEHYSIVHATRHDYPAFYEDEMLQRRAAGYPPYFRLVLITFSHEDVPVVIRGAHTMADYLRPRLAETTILLGPVASPIARVKDRFRFQIMLKYRDEPQLSALLARATAAFEEWNKQQKVLMTIDVDPYVLL
- the coaBC gene encoding bifunctional phosphopantothenoylcysteine decarboxylase/phosphopantothenate--cysteine ligase CoaBC; translated protein: MVSLAGKRIVLGVSGGIAAYKAAALTSKLTQAGAQVNVILTHNALQFVQPLTFQALSHQPVHTDTFTEPDAHVISHIELADKADLVLVAPATANIIGKMANGIADDMLTTTLLATKSPVMVAPAMNVNMYDHPAVQANMEKLAEYGYRFVEPGVGLLACGWIGKGRLAEPEEIVEAVRAFFAQQEKGNVRPLDLHGKRVLVTAGPTREKIDPVRYITNHASGKMGYAIAEAARDRGAEVVLVSGPTALKKPDGVRFVAVESVQEMFDAVMEHLPKSDIVVKSAAVSDYRPKTVHAHKMKKGDGPLVLELDKAPDILKTIGERKTTQFVVGFAAETQDLIKHAKSKVERKNLDMIVANNVLAEGAGMGSDTNVVTLLTRAGEQVDLEKLSKREVADKLFDAVLLKLSERPLSELS
- the rpoZ gene encoding DNA-directed RNA polymerase subunit omega, whose product is MLYPSIDELTKKADSKYILVTVASKRARQLRENSELQVVKPKSKKFVGQALEEFISDELMVHEL
- the gmk gene encoding guanylate kinase translates to MTMEDRGLLLILSGPAGVGKGTVCKALREKMPELVYSVSATTRSPRPGEVEGVNYFFKSKEEFQRMIEQDELLEWAEYVGNFYGTPRRFVNDMLSEGKDVILEIEVQGALQVKKRFPQGTFLFLAPPDLNELENRIVGRGTETEEVIRKRMEVARGEIELMDQYDYVVVNDVIESACDRIQAIITAEHLKKERQIHKYRKWLREVE
- the remA gene encoding extracellular matrix/biofilm regulator RemA; translated protein: MAIKLINIGFGNIVNANRIISIVSPESAPIKRIIQEARDRNMLVDATYGRRTRAVIITDSDHVILSAVQPETVAQRLTTKDDESDE
- a CDS encoding YicC/YloC family endoribonuclease, which codes for MVRSMTGYGRKDDSRGSLRLTVELRAVNHRFQEILVRLPKKWSMLEDQVRKLVAQYVRRGRVDVTISLEGSASSSNTLDVDWNVAERFLQLAREMDQRFSLETPMSAKDLLMFPGVIHTKEAEEADGEDVAVWLLDLVKDAAEDLLSMKTAEGGQLESDLNSRLLLIQSWLEEIRLLAPAGTEEYHKRLEQRLSEWSTQASFELDPQRVAQEVVFFAEKSDISEELTRLHSHCLQFRGQLEKEEAIGRKLDFLLQEMNREANTIASKANHLRIQHLAVEIKTELEKMREQVQNVE